From a single Paenibacillus sp. FSL W8-0426 genomic region:
- a CDS encoding ABC transporter ATP-binding protein, whose product MTFRRKWINVLSFFKFVNGYKSRLVLILILLSIGVPILEVWILDVTRDVINHFNNSADRTEILRYIKVLLLLIIVSATANWFFAIIMGWNNSNNEEKSKILVMDYFVRHKLSDYDTAEFQQKSSLIRYGLSNCVENFFVIVNGAISSFIKVIALLATISLINNIMLTLVLVVFIIPISIIRGYINRTSLLLDWHNSYNAIKSGYYKGLLLNTSLAPEIIMNGSSRFMFNKWNQHMSIINERDYRTGIKRYKSSLLLGVLLAVIISIYITNVTLTEAITTNPGDLFLVVTGAIIIILSSEQIFSQIQMIGFQCDQYMMYKDYIVNSSDNDNIQNSSIASNHVTEENSNDLQIKNLSYSYPKGNDMVLQDITLTFSEGEKIAVVGPNGAGKSTLYHCLMGLLEPVSGSVRIKGHVPHRLSPEKRALLFSPVFQSTHLYKGITIMENVDLGREVDLSTFNRFYTDSENNPNQLYGGHLGGVELSGGQIQKLGILKGILGNGILILDEPTAALDPIAEQEIVSKLLHHSKDRTVILTTHRMGITLQFDRVIVLNNGEVVQDGSPKELLEQEGLFKDMFESQGQIYRTLSEVD is encoded by the coding sequence ATGACTTTCAGGAGAAAATGGATTAATGTGTTGTCTTTTTTCAAGTTTGTTAACGGATATAAGAGTAGGCTGGTCCTGATCCTTATTTTGTTAAGCATTGGGGTGCCCATTTTAGAAGTTTGGATTCTAGATGTAACGAGGGATGTCATTAATCATTTTAATAATTCTGCAGATCGAACAGAGATACTGAGATATATAAAGGTACTGCTTTTATTAATTATAGTCTCGGCTACTGCTAATTGGTTTTTTGCTATAATTATGGGTTGGAACAATTCTAATAATGAGGAAAAGTCGAAAATTCTTGTAATGGATTATTTTGTGAGACATAAGCTAAGTGACTATGATACAGCGGAATTCCAACAAAAGTCCAGTTTAATAAGATATGGCTTGAGTAATTGCGTTGAAAATTTTTTTGTCATTGTTAATGGAGCGATTTCTAGCTTTATTAAAGTTATAGCTTTACTAGCGACGATTTCACTAATCAATAATATTATGCTCACTTTAGTTTTGGTTGTCTTTATTATCCCAATCTCGATTATTAGAGGTTATATCAATCGAACTTCACTTTTGCTAGACTGGCACAATTCCTATAACGCAATAAAGTCAGGGTATTATAAAGGCTTATTACTCAACACAAGTTTAGCTCCTGAAATTATAATGAATGGTTCTTCACGATTTATGTTTAACAAATGGAACCAACATATGTCCATCATTAATGAGCGAGATTACAGGACAGGTATTAAACGATATAAATCGAGTCTATTACTTGGCGTCTTATTGGCTGTAATTATTTCTATTTACATTACAAATGTAACTTTAACAGAAGCTATCACTACAAACCCTGGAGATTTATTTTTGGTGGTAACAGGAGCAATTATAATTATTTTAAGCAGCGAACAAATATTCTCACAAATACAAATGATAGGGTTTCAATGTGACCAATATATGATGTACAAGGATTATATTGTGAACTCTTCCGATAACGACAATATACAAAACAGCAGCATAGCAAGTAATCATGTAACCGAAGAAAATTCAAATGATTTACAAATAAAAAACTTATCTTATTCTTACCCTAAAGGAAATGATATGGTTCTTCAGGATATCACTTTAACGTTCTCAGAGGGGGAGAAAATAGCGGTTGTTGGACCAAATGGTGCAGGAAAATCTACACTATATCACTGTCTAATGGGCCTATTAGAACCTGTATCAGGATCGGTTCGAATCAAAGGTCATGTACCTCACCGGCTTAGTCCAGAAAAAAGGGCATTACTCTTCTCTCCTGTCTTCCAGAGTACACATTTATATAAGGGAATCACTATTATGGAGAATGTAGATCTAGGCCGAGAAGTTGATCTTTCCACGTTTAATCGTTTTTACACAGATTCTGAAAATAATCCGAATCAATTATATGGAGGACATCTTGGAGGAGTTGAACTTTCAGGTGGGCAGATACAGAAGCTGGGTATACTTAAGGGTATTTTAGGGAATGGCATATTAATTTTGGATGAGCCAACTGCTGCATTAGATCCAATAGCTGAACAAGAAATTGTTTCTAAATTGCTTCACCATTCAAAAGATCGTACGGTTATTTTAACAACCCACAGGATGGGCATTACACTTCAGTTTGATCGAGTCATCGTTTTAAATAATGGGGAAGTTGTACAGGATGGTTCTCCAAAAGAATTATTAGAGCAAGAGGGCTTATTTAAAGACATGTTTGAGTCACAAGGACAGATATATCGGACTTTAAGTGAGGTGGACTAA
- a CDS encoding HAMP domain-containing sensor histidine kinase, which produces MNKAIDYYSFITIEKQMMEKADLSELSFREVLNQHRSSIGEPQTTEIVRLALEKLKASGREVRIYDSSKQLLGLAVDGIIINDGKPLIFEKNIEKALNGSYAYTVTEDHLLYFATPIQNQYYENAYVYEFVEDISYFYAIMDQIRYVLFAGAGGFIVLITLSSLWIARSTTKPIKLLLGAVQSFSRQEFRRVHLNRKDELGMLADGLDSMGRQLHDYIQYQKQFVSNVSHELKTPLAAIRGFSQYLFEGENENKELQKIYGHLLQESDRLTRLINELLLLSRFDKAGSNELEARKTEMNELIQQVAMNMEAKAKDKGIKIMFREAEAEPEDKLLTRVHANVNPMLMSHAIANLVDNAIKYSSSPSLIELKLTHTPSEVVIRIRDQGIGIAGDELERVQERFYRAKNASTANGSGLGLSICKEIVDRFNGYIDMESQIGEGTTVTIVLPRA; this is translated from the coding sequence GTGAATAAAGCCATCGATTATTACAGCTTCATTACCATTGAAAAACAGATGATGGAGAAGGCGGATCTGTCCGAGCTGTCCTTCCGTGAGGTGTTGAATCAGCATAGATCATCGATAGGAGAGCCACAGACCACAGAAATTGTCAGACTTGCTCTGGAGAAGCTGAAAGCTTCAGGCAGGGAAGTGCGTATCTATGATAGCTCCAAGCAGCTGCTGGGTTTGGCTGTGGATGGCATCATCATTAATGATGGAAAACCTCTTATTTTTGAAAAGAATATTGAGAAAGCGCTGAACGGCAGTTATGCCTACACCGTAACGGAAGATCATTTGCTTTATTTTGCGACACCCATTCAGAATCAATATTACGAAAACGCTTATGTGTATGAGTTCGTGGAGGACATTTCGTACTTTTATGCAATCATGGATCAAATCCGTTATGTCCTGTTTGCGGGTGCAGGCGGATTTATTGTACTGATTACGTTATCCAGTCTGTGGATTGCCCGCAGCACAACCAAGCCGATTAAACTGCTGCTTGGCGCAGTGCAAAGTTTCTCTAGACAAGAGTTTCGAAGAGTTCATCTTAACCGGAAGGACGAGCTGGGCATGCTGGCAGATGGGCTGGATTCCATGGGGCGGCAGCTTCATGATTACATTCAGTACCAGAAACAATTTGTCTCCAACGTATCTCACGAGTTAAAAACACCCTTGGCAGCCATTCGTGGTTTCTCTCAATACTTGTTTGAAGGAGAGAATGAGAACAAGGAACTGCAAAAAATCTATGGTCATCTGCTGCAGGAATCGGATCGGTTGACACGATTGATTAATGAACTGTTGCTGCTATCCCGCTTTGACAAGGCTGGTTCTAACGAACTGGAAGCTCGGAAAACGGAAATGAACGAACTGATTCAGCAAGTGGCAATGAATATGGAAGCGAAGGCTAAGGATAAAGGGATCAAGATTATGTTCAGGGAGGCGGAAGCGGAACCGGAGGATAAGCTTCTGACGAGAGTCCACGCCAACGTGAATCCAATGCTGATGTCCCATGCGATCGCCAACCTTGTGGACAATGCCATCAAATATTCAAGCAGTCCATCGCTAATCGAATTGAAGCTTACACATACGCCAAGCGAGGTAGTTATACGGATACGTGATCAAGGAATCGGTATCGCGGGCGATGAGCTGGAGAGAGTGCAGGAACGCTTTTACCGGGCGAAAAATGCAAGCACAGCGAACGGTTCAGGTCTTGGACTTTCGATTTGCAAAGAGATTGTAGATCGGTTTAATGGATATATCGACATGGAAAGTCAAATCGGGGAAGGAACGACCGTTACGATTGTGTTACCCCGTGCGTAA
- a CDS encoding nucleotidyltransferase family protein encodes MSDTKIYDWLQGMFNYYAEKFTGDKRNDDFSLRVLLAITNHKLEGRINIADLLKMNNSQMLTKQFIASLMFSQHEIKNTFQRHLGVMQEIFREFDKRGLHDYPILIKGFSVFGLTRNNINLRRSADIDLIYSDPQMLEYILIELNFQKDEFPSEHEYCRMIREDAAIEIHKYVSIIDYSEDINQKKIKAYENNRKIFFEYPTLKKNQIYYDDLIQGAQLCDHLGGVIVPDIHYQIFILCTHVFRNFVNSQFLFASHIIIAELFDIVDLLNHESFHLKQFNKIIEEKEGLTSVRFVGYLIDQMFGIKDVNRILEYGADSLTGEVFPKILQFSGAMYIPSKSEEYIYYGIEEFVNHLGTEPIILNQGGSEVRIQNINKFNSHSVRLIDYLSVKVEEKKLNLIIKFNDIMPGQNCDVFEIFIEDKRCCFIVEDHELRDEEKPEGCSWTLNQKEYILNIKISDPLFIPNKNCIELAFVLGATRWGTGPLTTLIPFRLLVDHPFSRAPHSNNR; translated from the coding sequence ATGTCTGATACAAAAATTTATGATTGGTTACAGGGTATGTTTAACTATTATGCAGAAAAGTTTACTGGAGATAAAAGAAACGATGATTTTAGTTTAAGGGTTTTGCTTGCTATTACAAATCACAAACTAGAGGGCCGAATAAATATAGCGGACCTACTGAAAATGAATAACTCTCAAATGCTGACAAAACAATTTATCGCAAGTTTAATGTTTTCGCAACATGAAATAAAAAATACTTTTCAAAGACATCTAGGCGTAATGCAGGAAATTTTCCGCGAATTTGATAAACGAGGTTTACATGATTATCCGATACTCATTAAAGGTTTCTCTGTATTCGGTCTAACAAGAAATAACATTAATTTGAGAAGAAGCGCTGATATTGATCTGATCTATTCAGATCCCCAAATGCTCGAATATATTCTTATAGAGCTGAATTTCCAAAAAGATGAATTTCCTAGCGAGCATGAGTATTGTCGAATGATTAGAGAAGATGCTGCCATTGAAATTCATAAATATGTGTCGATTATTGATTATTCAGAGGATATAAACCAAAAAAAAATCAAGGCATATGAAAATAATAGAAAAATTTTTTTTGAGTACCCAACACTAAAAAAGAATCAAATTTATTATGATGATCTCATTCAAGGAGCACAATTATGTGACCATCTAGGAGGAGTAATTGTACCTGACATACACTATCAAATATTCATTCTCTGTACTCATGTATTCAGAAATTTTGTTAATTCTCAATTCCTCTTTGCTTCACATATTATTATTGCAGAACTTTTTGATATTGTTGATCTTTTGAATCACGAATCATTTCATTTAAAACAATTTAATAAGATTATTGAAGAGAAAGAAGGTCTCACTTCTGTAAGGTTTGTAGGCTACTTAATAGATCAAATGTTTGGAATAAAGGATGTAAACAGAATCTTAGAGTATGGTGCAGATTCTTTAACTGGTGAGGTGTTTCCTAAAATACTTCAATTTTCTGGAGCCATGTACATACCATCCAAGTCAGAAGAATATATATATTATGGTATCGAGGAGTTTGTTAACCATTTAGGAACTGAACCCATTATTTTAAATCAAGGCGGTTCTGAAGTGAGAATTCAAAATATTAATAAATTCAATTCTCATAGTGTTCGACTTATAGATTATTTATCAGTGAAAGTTGAAGAAAAAAAGCTTAACTTGATTATTAAATTTAACGACATAATGCCTGGTCAAAATTGTGATGTATTTGAGATTTTTATTGAAGACAAAAGATGTTGTTTTATAGTTGAAGATCATGAACTTAGAGATGAGGAGAAACCAGAAGGATGTTCTTGGACTTTGAATCAAAAGGAATATATACTAAATATTAAAATTTCAGACCCTCTATTCATTCCTAATAAAAATTGTATAGAACTAGCATTTGTTTTGGGTGCGACTAGATGGGGAACAGGTCCATTAACAACCTTAATACCATTCAGATTGTTAGTTGATCATCCTTTTAGTAGAGCCCCTCATAGTAATAATAGATAA
- a CDS encoding lasso peptide biosynthesis B2 protein, with amino-acid sequence MLLKLEVLLLYFYFKFSIKRDGYAAIEKYISEVQQTIKMNHRRMDTSLMRIEREIESIVSKLERNNPCIFKSIVAYKMLKKRRYPVVIKTGIKFPPFAAHAWVEVYGERFVYGEEKTSKYCEMKTYS; translated from the coding sequence TTGCTACTAAAACTAGAAGTATTGTTATTGTATTTTTACTTTAAGTTTTCTATTAAACGAGATGGGTATGCAGCAATTGAAAAATATATATCTGAAGTTCAGCAAACAATCAAAATGAACCATCGAAGAATGGATACGAGCCTCATGCGAATTGAAAGGGAAATTGAAAGTATCGTAAGTAAATTAGAAAGAAATAATCCTTGTATATTTAAAAGCATAGTAGCATACAAAATGTTGAAAAAGCGAAGATATCCTGTTGTTATCAAAACCGGTATAAAATTTCCGCCATTTGCTGCGCACGCTTGGGTGGAAGTGTATGGTGAAAGGTTTGTTTACGGAGAGGAAAAAACTTCTAAATATTGTGAAATGAAAACGTACTCATAA
- a CDS encoding ABC transporter ATP-binding protein, whose product MLKTCLRQLKWWILIYIGIGCGIQFLSSLGIVYFQKVLDLAVQVRHFDEIMDHIWIYGLLLGGMVILNYVDEYPSVHLSKSITEKLKIMALSKISRMDYQAYQNLGTGQMIKVIENGAEAGNEIIYGFFLKTLHELLPTLLFSLLFISFYDARIMLAIAAGYVVIFIVTNLILKLLYRMKEAVLRQQESMSRHSIRGFMELVVFRTNKRYETELAKLSASARRMIQQSASMRMIHEAFFTIFELFVTIIKMIILIVGIQSVIQGESSIGVIVALFMFIEKIYSPIAIFNVLFVDYRLNRVTYRRFQDFIEATEDRNLNSGREVHVLEGEIEFKNVSFDYGSTRILHDVSLTIPSGTSVALVGLSGGGKSTMIKLIIGLLKKKEGELLLDGIDIDDVNLNSYYGHISYLSQDSPIFDATIRGNIAFDHPATDEELYAILDKVDLKEKVRKLPDGLNTLVGEKGLKLSGGERQRLAFARVLFQRRNVLILDEPVSALDNITEQRMMDLMLREFRGKTILIIAHRLNFVQNVDKIVVMDQGSIVAEGRFDELIRDCEMFKELWNKQGKEDMESGASASLY is encoded by the coding sequence GTGTTAAAAACGTGTCTGCGTCAGTTGAAATGGTGGATACTTATCTATATAGGGATCGGTTGCGGTATTCAGTTCCTCAGCAGCTTGGGGATTGTATACTTCCAGAAGGTGCTGGATTTGGCGGTTCAGGTTCGGCATTTTGACGAAATTATGGATCACATCTGGATCTACGGGCTTTTGCTTGGCGGGATGGTCATCCTGAATTACGTCGATGAATATCCAAGCGTGCATCTGTCCAAAAGCATTACCGAAAAACTGAAGATTATGGCGTTGTCCAAAATCTCGCGAATGGACTATCAGGCTTATCAGAACCTGGGGACCGGCCAGATGATCAAAGTGATCGAAAACGGGGCGGAAGCCGGTAATGAAATCATATACGGTTTTTTTCTGAAAACGTTGCATGAGCTGCTGCCGACCTTATTGTTCAGCTTGTTGTTTATCAGCTTTTATGACGCACGGATTATGTTGGCGATTGCTGCAGGTTATGTCGTCATTTTTATCGTGACCAACCTGATCCTGAAATTGTTGTACCGCATGAAAGAGGCCGTTCTTCGTCAGCAGGAGTCCATGTCCCGTCATTCCATACGCGGATTCATGGAGCTTGTGGTGTTCCGCACAAATAAAAGGTATGAAACAGAGCTGGCCAAGCTAAGCGCTTCGGCTCGTCGAATGATTCAACAAAGCGCGAGCATGCGCATGATCCATGAAGCTTTTTTCACGATTTTTGAATTGTTCGTCACGATCATTAAAATGATTATTCTGATTGTAGGCATCCAGAGCGTCATTCAAGGTGAATCTTCCATCGGCGTGATTGTTGCATTGTTCATGTTCATTGAGAAAATCTATTCGCCGATCGCCATTTTCAACGTGCTGTTTGTGGACTATCGCTTGAATCGGGTGACCTATCGCAGGTTTCAGGATTTCATTGAGGCGACGGAGGATCGAAATCTGAATAGCGGTCGTGAAGTACACGTATTGGAGGGAGAAATCGAATTCAAAAACGTTTCCTTTGACTATGGGAGCACCCGCATATTGCATGATGTTTCGCTTACCATTCCTTCAGGAACTTCCGTGGCGCTCGTTGGTTTGAGCGGAGGGGGAAAATCCACCATGATCAAACTGATCATCGGTCTGCTGAAAAAGAAAGAAGGCGAGCTCCTGCTGGACGGCATCGATATCGATGATGTAAACCTGAACAGCTATTATGGCCATATTTCGTATTTGTCTCAGGACTCCCCGATCTTCGATGCAACGATTCGAGGCAATATCGCTTTCGATCACCCTGCCACGGACGAGGAACTTTATGCCATTTTGGATAAAGTAGATCTAAAGGAAAAAGTCCGGAAGCTGCCGGACGGATTAAATACGCTGGTCGGCGAAAAAGGACTGAAGCTGTCCGGCGGGGAACGCCAGCGATTGGCATTTGCCCGTGTGCTGTTTCAACGCCGAAACGTGTTGATTCTGGATGAACCGGTATCCGCACTTGACAATATTACGGAGCAGCGCATGATGGACCTGATGCTGAGGGAGTTCCGCGGCAAAACGATCCTCATCATAGCTCATCGGTTAAACTTTGTTCAAAACGTCGATAAGATTGTCGTCATGGATCAAGGCTCAATTGTCGCGGAAGGCCGTTTCGACGAATTGATTCGCGATTGCGAAATGTTTAAGGAGCTTTGGAACAAACAGGGGAAGGAAGACATGGAGTCCGGTGCGTCTGCTTCATTATATTGA
- a CDS encoding response regulator transcription factor, translated as MKKILVIDDEVAIRDLIELVLRRENYVVQTAEDGKIALQLLDDFGPDLVVLDLMLPDCSGYDLCKEITGKRAVPVIMLSAKNEVIDKVLGLELGAEDYMTKPFDNRELLARIKVILRRNESKEESSEGAEVKSTRIIHEDLTFDLESRRVLKNGVPVSLTAKEFKILETLLKRPEKIFTRDELLQIGWGYDFMGDSRSVDMTIMRLRKKLEDNADEPKYVRTIYGFGYQLGGGEG; from the coding sequence TTGAAGAAAATACTTGTCATTGACGATGAAGTCGCAATCAGAGATTTAATTGAGCTCGTACTGAGAAGAGAAAACTACGTCGTTCAAACGGCTGAGGACGGTAAAATAGCCCTGCAGCTGCTGGATGATTTTGGGCCGGACCTGGTGGTGCTTGACTTGATGCTGCCTGACTGCTCCGGATATGACCTGTGCAAGGAAATCACCGGGAAACGTGCCGTTCCTGTGATCATGCTCTCTGCCAAAAATGAGGTAATCGACAAGGTGCTCGGACTAGAGCTAGGGGCGGAAGATTATATGACCAAACCCTTTGACAATCGTGAATTGCTTGCTCGAATCAAGGTGATTCTGAGAAGAAACGAGAGCAAGGAAGAATCAAGTGAAGGAGCAGAAGTGAAATCTACACGCATCATTCATGAAGATCTGACATTTGATCTGGAAAGCCGAAGGGTGCTGAAAAACGGTGTACCCGTGTCTTTAACGGCCAAAGAGTTTAAAATCTTGGAAACGTTACTCAAAAGGCCAGAGAAAATCTTTACCCGGGATGAGCTGCTGCAGATCGGCTGGGGATATGACTTTATGGGAGACAGTCGCAGTGTGGATATGACCATCATGCGATTACGGAAGAAGCTGGAGGATAATGCGGACGAACCGAAGTATGTCAGGACGATCTATGGATTTGGCTATCAACTTGGAGGTGGCGAGGGCTGA
- a CDS encoding ABC transporter ATP-binding protein — MKNPSNTFFSNKIRTSIFQKKGLIIHTFLVAVIDSLIPVVQVSLLGYLVMQMLSGTDAEMMFVLILYLFTFFAQHIAAYFKNRAQLKLKLDFAQIIEEDVIKKVNETSLNNRLEPKFHDSLATVQNALSPGQISNMIVLMIESLIVVLTVTFIMVNLITVNFIAPLIILMLLVIIFPLQIKANNNYRDRVLFGYAREQNTINTLENDIFSRQGFIEMSIMGYHKWVKKIWLHKFRALRRVKLRESMKLETLNHLLSTTWHLSPPLVAIIVIMNDQISISQFVILFGSMYYLIPRVFSAAELFTRLQESLGLFRKVSAFMEEDSPRAKHVFYPATEPQYVQCNDVSYAYPNQTNTLINVNLKFSKGDVICIVGENGSGKSTLVKLILALLDPSEGNIKFDEQCKVPKGSAFFQNFIKLNETIRDNVAIGKEGTSTDEQICRALKDAQGEFALKLGIDTSLDVELDGINISGGQWQRLGLARTFLMALAC, encoded by the coding sequence ATGAAAAATCCTTCGAACACATTTTTTTCAAACAAAATTAGAACTTCAATTTTCCAAAAAAAAGGATTAATCATTCACACCTTCCTGGTAGCAGTTATAGACTCGCTAATACCTGTTGTACAGGTTAGCTTATTGGGATATTTAGTGATGCAGATGCTTAGTGGTACTGATGCAGAGATGATGTTTGTTTTGATCCTTTATTTATTCACTTTTTTTGCACAACACATCGCAGCTTATTTTAAGAACAGAGCTCAGTTGAAGTTGAAACTGGATTTTGCGCAAATCATTGAAGAAGATGTAATTAAAAAGGTAAACGAAACTTCGCTAAACAACCGTTTAGAACCAAAATTTCATGATAGTCTCGCAACAGTACAAAATGCGCTTTCACCAGGACAAATAAGCAATATGATCGTGTTGATGATCGAGAGCCTTATTGTTGTCTTAACGGTGACATTTATAATGGTTAACTTAATCACGGTAAATTTTATAGCACCACTTATCATCCTTATGCTTTTGGTTATCATCTTCCCTCTCCAGATTAAAGCGAATAACAATTACCGCGATCGTGTATTATTCGGCTACGCCAGGGAGCAAAATACGATTAATACACTAGAAAACGACATATTTTCAAGACAGGGATTTATTGAAATGAGCATAATGGGTTATCACAAATGGGTCAAAAAAATCTGGCTTCACAAATTTCGTGCATTAAGAAGAGTAAAATTGAGAGAAAGCATGAAGCTGGAGACGCTAAATCATTTGTTAAGTACGACTTGGCATTTGAGTCCACCTTTGGTCGCAATTATTGTTATTATGAATGATCAAATTAGTATAAGTCAGTTTGTTATTTTATTCGGTTCTATGTATTATCTCATCCCGAGAGTTTTCAGTGCAGCTGAATTATTTACAAGGTTGCAGGAAAGCCTGGGATTATTTCGTAAAGTGTCAGCATTTATGGAGGAAGATAGCCCGAGGGCAAAACATGTGTTTTACCCAGCTACTGAGCCTCAATATGTCCAGTGCAATGATGTTTCTTATGCATATCCCAACCAAACCAACACTTTAATCAATGTAAATCTTAAATTTAGTAAAGGTGATGTAATATGTATTGTTGGGGAAAATGGGTCTGGGAAATCTACGTTAGTTAAATTGATATTAGCACTTCTTGATCCTTCAGAAGGGAATATTAAATTCGATGAGCAGTGTAAAGTGCCGAAAGGTAGTGCGTTCTTTCAAAACTTCATTAAATTGAATGAAACCATTAGGGACAATGTTGCCATCGGTAAAGAAGGCACCTCAACAGATGAACAAATTTGCAGGGCATTAAAGGATGCACAGGGCGAATTCGCATTGAAATTAGGAATAGATACTTCGCTTGACGTAGAGCTGGATGGGATTAATATATCCGGGGGTCAATGGCAGAGGCTTGGACTAGCGAGAACTTTTCTTATGGCTTTAGCCTGTTGA
- a CDS encoding ABC transporter permease subunit — protein sequence MNMYLREMKAYRKSLIIWCIGVFYIVAASMWKFGTEYSGNQSLNELVTQLPAAVKVLLGLRGAFDLSTTAGYYGLCYYYLVVMATIHAAMIGAGVIAKEESDKTTEFLIVKPVSRSRILTAKLSAGFSNVLALNIMTGISSILMVGYFNDGETFAREIMNLMAGMLMLQSIFMVTGAGIAAMGRNPKSASPLAIVALLISLMMAKMIDMNPNLDGLKYFTPIKYFEAEQLLFQGGFSSIFVLLSTIIVALLLRMTYVSYRKRDLKV from the coding sequence ATGAATATGTATCTGAGAGAAATGAAAGCCTATCGAAAATCGCTCATCATTTGGTGCATCGGCGTGTTTTATATCGTTGCGGCCAGCATGTGGAAATTTGGCACGGAATATAGCGGGAACCAGTCCCTCAACGAGCTTGTAACCCAGCTTCCAGCGGCAGTGAAGGTGCTGCTCGGGTTGCGGGGCGCTTTCGACCTGTCGACCACCGCTGGATATTACGGTTTATGCTACTACTATCTAGTCGTGATGGCAACGATTCATGCCGCGATGATTGGAGCTGGCGTAATCGCTAAAGAAGAGAGCGACAAAACGACGGAATTTCTGATCGTCAAGCCGGTTTCCAGAAGCCGGATCTTAACGGCGAAGCTGTCGGCCGGCTTTTCCAATGTTTTGGCGTTAAATATCATGACGGGCATTTCATCGATTCTCATGGTCGGATATTTTAACGATGGGGAGACTTTTGCCAGAGAAATTATGAACCTTATGGCGGGCATGCTCATGCTACAGTCGATCTTTATGGTGACGGGTGCGGGCATAGCGGCGATGGGCAGAAACCCCAAATCCGCTTCTCCACTGGCCATTGTCGCATTATTGATTTCGTTGATGATGGCCAAGATGATCGACATGAATCCCAATTTGGATGGGTTGAAATATTTCACTCCCATTAAATATTTCGAAGCGGAGCAGTTGCTTTTTCAAGGCGGGTTCAGCTCGATTTTCGTGCTGCTGTCCACAATAATCGTCGCTTTGTTGCTCAGAATGACATATGTTTCGTACAGAAAGAGAGATTTGAAGGTGTAG
- a CDS encoding ABC transporter permease subunit, which produces MFARELKANTRFTILWTFALSAWIVLISLFYPAFSENAAIIEKALESYPEAVRSLLGLSQDSLSSYMGFYTFVFKGVVELGAVQAMILGATVLFKERSGKTADFLFTKPVSRKQIMTSKLGAATVCLTFTTFVCFAVTIMTAIIISGDAVNMIIFFMIDMSLWFVQLIFMSLGLLIAVVFPNMKSATGIAVGSLLLSVIVYNALKPVMGGYNVRYLIPFHYFDSEWIVRYGSYEAPFVLTAILLITASVAAGYAVYDKKDIHAA; this is translated from the coding sequence ATGTTTGCGCGCGAATTGAAAGCGAACACCCGATTTACGATTTTATGGACCTTCGCCTTATCGGCCTGGATTGTTCTGATTTCCTTGTTCTACCCGGCGTTTTCCGAGAATGCCGCCATCATAGAGAAAGCTTTGGAAAGTTATCCGGAAGCGGTTCGAAGCTTGTTGGGGCTTTCCCAGGATAGCTTGTCTAGCTATATGGGGTTTTATACGTTCGTATTTAAGGGCGTGGTCGAGCTGGGAGCGGTGCAGGCGATGATCTTGGGCGCTACCGTTTTGTTTAAAGAAAGAAGCGGAAAAACGGCGGATTTTCTGTTTACCAAGCCGGTTTCCCGCAAGCAGATCATGACGTCAAAGCTCGGCGCGGCAACGGTTTGTCTGACTTTCACTACATTCGTCTGCTTTGCGGTTACGATCATGACGGCCATCATTATTTCCGGAGACGCCGTCAACATGATAATTTTTTTTATGATCGACATGTCTTTATGGTTTGTCCAGTTGATCTTTATGTCCTTGGGCTTGCTAATTGCGGTCGTATTCCCCAACATGAAATCAGCGACAGGGATCGCTGTAGGCAGTTTGCTGTTAAGCGTAATCGTATATAACGCACTCAAGCCCGTCATGGGCGGCTATAACGTAAGATACTTGATTCCGTTCCACTATTTCGACAGCGAATGGATCGTTCGTTACGGATCGTACGAAGCGCCTTTTGTGCTGACCGCCATATTGCTGATCACGGCAAGCGTTGCCGCCGGCTATGCCGTTTACGATAAGAAAGACATTCATGCTGCTTGA